A region of the Deltaproteobacteria bacterium genome:
GGATGTCGGGGGAGTCGCGCAGCGCGAGCGCGAAGAGGACCCGCTGCATCTCCCCGCCGGAGAGCTTCCCGAGCGGGGAGTGGAGGAGGTGGCCCACACCGGATCGATCGAGACTTTCCCGGGCGACGCGGCGGGCCTCGCGCGAGGCTCCGAGGAACACCGGGTACCGCTGGGCGGAGAGGGCGAAGAAGTCGAGGACCGTGAGCGGCGAGTCGCGGTCGAAGGCGAGGTGCTGCGGGACGTACCCCACCCGGGGCGCGCCCTCCCCATGCTCGGGGGAGCGGCAGAACCGGATCTCTCCCGTGTACGGCACCTGCCCGAGGATCGCCTGGAGAAGGGTGGTCTTCCCCGACCCGTTCGGCCCGACCAGGGCGGTCACCTCGCCGCACCGGACGTCCGCGTCGACCCCCGTGAGGATCTCGACCCCCCCCTTCCGGACCGTGAGATTCCGGATCGTCAACGTGTGCAGGTGGCCGTCTCCGGTCATCGGGAAAGCGCCTCCCGGAGCGTCCGCAGGTTCCGGCGCATGGTTTCCTCGTAATAGCCGGGCGCCGTGGAGCCGGTGGCGACCGGGTCGAGGACCCGCAGGGGGACCCCCGCCTCCCGGGAGATCGCCTCCGCGATCCGGCCCGGGTATTGCGGCTCCGTGAAGAGGGCGGGGACTCCGCGGTCGCGCATCGTGCGGACCAGTTTCCGGATCTCCCCCGCGGAAGGCTCCTGGCCCGGGGCGGTCTCGACCTCGCCGACGATCGTCAGTCCGTAGTCCCTCGCCAGGTAGTCGAACACGTTGTGGAAGGTGGCGATGTTCCTCCTTCGAAACGTGCGCGACGCCTCCTCGAACTCGAGGGAGAGCGCTTCGAGCCGGCGCGCGTAGGCGTCCGCGTTGGCCCGGAACCGCGCGGAGTCGCCCGGGACCGCCTCGGAGAGGGCCTTCTCGATCGCCCGGACCTGGAGGATGGCGTTCTTCGGGCTGACCCAGGTGTGCGGGTTCGCATCCGCGTGCTTCCCGTCTCCTCCGCCCGCGCCGTGGGAGTCGCGCAGCAAGGGGATGGAGGCCGCGGTTTCGACCACCCGGATGCGGGGGTTCGCCTTCCGGACCGGCGCGCCGAGAAACTCTTCCATGCCCGCCCCGTTGGCGACGAAGAGATCCGCCGCCGCGATCTTCCGCAGGTCCGACGGTGTGAGGGCGTAGTCGTGCGGGCATCCGAGGGCGGCGGGAAGCATCAGGTCGACGACCACGCCGGGGGCGCCGGCGGCCACGTTCGCGGTGAAAATGTACATCGGCAGGAACGAGGCGAGGACCCGGAGCGGCGCCGCGGAGGCCACGGGCGTCCCCCAGAGGAACGCGCACGCGGCGGCGGCCAGGGCGGCCGCGCGAGCCCGCCTCACCGGGCGTCTCCCCGCTCGCGGCACTTCGGGCAATCCCCGAAGAACTCGAGGGAGTGATGGGCCACCGTGAAGCCGAGCCGGCGCCGGATCTCCTCCTCGATCCCGGAGAGGTCGCACTTCCGCGCGGCGAACGCCTCGATCCGGCCGCAGGAGCGGCACACCACCCGGTGGCGGTGGTTCGCCGCGTCCGCCGCCTCGTACCGGCGGCTCCGCTCGTGCAGCGCCACGGTGCGGACCAGCCCGATGGAGGAGAGAAGCGAAAGATTCCGGTACACGGTGGCGGCGTCGGGCTTGGGTCCGGGGAAGCGGGCGCGGATCTCCCGCGGCGAGAGGGGGAGCGGGCTCTCCTCGAGGATCCGCAGGATTTCCTCCCGGCCGCGGGTCACCGGGCGCCCCAAACGGCGCAGCATGTCGGAGTGCCTTCCCATCCGTTCCTCTATATGCGAATATATTGCATGCGCAAATAATTCGCAACCCCGCGGCGCGGGAAACAGATCCCCCGCCGGGGGCATCGTACCGGAGAGATCCAGCGAGAGGAGGATCCGGCCATGTTGCGGGTGAAAACGGCGATGGCGGCAGCCGCGTTGCTGCTGGCGGCGCAATGGTCGGGGGCGGCGGACCCGAACGTCGGCGACGGAAACGTGAACGTCGACCTCGCGGTCCGGCAGGTCACCGTGTCCCCGGTGCGGGCGCACGTCGGAGACGTGATCCGGGTGGAAGTGGTGATCGAGAACAAGGCGGAAGGGATGTCCACCACCAACGCGGAGGTGTACGCGAACGGGAAGCGCGTGGGGCGGCAGTTGTTCACCTGGGGCCTTTCCCAGGGGGAGGACCGGCTCTACCGGTTCGCGTTCGACTGGGACACGCACGGCGTGGCTCCGGGAGAGTACCGGATCAAAGGGGAGGCGTTCGTGTGGGAGGACACCTCGAAATTCGACAATGAACTCACCGTGCCGCAGCCGGTGATCCTGGCGGCGCCCGGAAGCGGATTCCCGGGCGGCGGGACGACCGGCGGCAGCGCCACGGAGACCGATCCGAGGTTCCGGAAATCCAGGACGGGGATCTGACCGGGGGGCGTCATGAGGAAAATCGTGGCCTTTGCGGCGATGATCGCGGCGGGCCTGGCCGCGTACTCGGTGTGGGGAATCGGGCAGGATCGGTACGCGTCGGACTCTTCGAGCCAGATCTTCATCCACGGGACGCCGGTCTGCGTGACCCAGCGCGGCGGCGGGATCGAGGCGGCGGTCGGGGAGTGCGATGCGGTCGCCGGGCGCGGGCCGGGAGGCGGCCACGGGAGATTCCACGGGGGGATCGAACCTCCCCGGACGCCCGGTCTTCCGCCGGGACACCCGCCTGTCGGGCCCGGTACCGATCCGGCCGGGGAGGCGGTCCGCAGGATCCCCATCTGATCGATCCGGGCGGGGGAGGCGCCGTTAACCCTTCGCACCGAATCGGGAATCCGATTCCGCAATGGCGTTTTTTTTTCGGGGATCCGCGTCGTCCTGCTACAATACGCCGTGAGAAGCGGATGGCATTCTACACCGACATAAGCGTGGTGTACGACGACCTGTTCCCGGTGTCGCCGGAACAGAGGGCCATGCTCGAATCGCTCCGGGAGGCCGGCGGGGTCCGGTCCGTCGTGGATTGCGGCTGCGGAACCGGGGCCCAGCTCATGTCGTTCGCGACCGCCGGGCTATCCTGCCTCGGGTTCGATCCCGACCCGTCCCTGGTCGCCATCGCGCGCCGCAAGCTCGCGACCTATCCGAAGACGCGGATCGAGCAGGGGGCGTTCGCCGACCTCCGACGGATCACCTCCTTCCCTTCGGACCTCCTTCTGTGCCTTGGGAATTCCCTGGTCCACGTGCCCGGGGAGGAGGCCGGCCGGTTCCTGTCCGCCGCCTCCGCCGTGCTTTCCCCGGGCGGCACCCTTCTGCTGCAGACGCTGAATTACCAGCGGCTCTTCCGCGAACGGGCGACGGAACTTCCCCTGATCCGCTCCAGGGACGGATCGGTGGAGTTCCACCGCCGGTACCAGTGGGAAAGCGAGCGGAAGGTGCTCTTCCGGACTTCCCTCCGGTTCCCTTCGGCCGGCGAGCCGCGCGTCATCCGCAACGAGATCGTCCTCCACCCTCTGTACCCGGAGGAGCTCCGGGAGATGCTGGCGTCGGCCGGCTTCATCGAGTTGCGCTTCTTCGGGGATTTCGCTCGGGCGGATTTCCACCCCGGGTCGGAGGCGCTCGTGTGCCTCGCGAGAAAAGCGTGACGCCCGCCCCCCGCGGCCGGATGATCCGCCGGCTCCTCGTCGCATCGCTTCTTGTCCTCGCGGGATGGGGGGTCGCGAAAGCGGTCGCCGCCACCCGGCACCAGCTTCCCCGCCCCAACCGATCCGCGCCCGACGCCGGGGACAACGCGGCGTTCACCCACGGGTTCACTCCCCAGGATCTTTACACGCTGGTCCAGTCCGGACGGACAGACGGGGTGCTCCCGAACGGCGCCAGGGTCACGTTGACGCTCGACGAGGAGCTCCAGGCGAGGATCTTCGAACTCTTCCGCCGCTTCGATCCTCCGTACGGCGTTTTCGCCGCGATGGAACCCGACACGGGGCGCGTGGTCGCGATGGTCGGGTACCGCCGGGGAGGCGAGAACGATCCGTGGCTGCCGTTGAAGGCGATCTACCCGGCCGCGTCGCTCGTCAAGGTGATTACCGCCTCCGCCGCCATCGAGCGCGGGAAGGTTTCTCCGGACGAGGAGTTCAGCTACCGCGGCGGGATCTACGGGATCACGCGCGGCGGGATCCACGCCCGGGACGGGCGCGGGGTTCCCAGGATGTCGCTGGAGGAGGCGATCGCGCGCTCCGCCAACTCCGTCTTCGGGAAGGTCGCGGTCAACCACGTCGGGGGGCCGGTGCTCGAGGAGTACCTCGCCAAGTTCGGCTTCGGCGCAAGGATCCCGTTCGACCTTCCGGTGGAGTCGAGCCGGGGGCAGGTGCCCCGGGACGAGTACGAGCTCGCCCGCACCGGCGCGGGATTCGGGGAGGTGTACGTCTCTCCGCTCCACATGGCGATGATCATGTCCGCCCTCGGCTCCGGAGGGGCG
Encoded here:
- a CDS encoding metal ABC transporter ATP-binding protein; its protein translation is MTGDGHLHTLTIRNLTVRKGGVEILTGVDADVRCGEVTALVGPNGSGKTTLLQAILGQVPYTGEIRFCRSPEHGEGAPRVGYVPQHLAFDRDSPLTVLDFFALSAQRYPVFLGASREARRVARESLDRSGVGHLLHSPLGKLSGGEMQRVLFALALRDSPDILLLDEPVSGVDVAGEELFCDFLSQVQRNSRFSLLLVSHDLSVVTRHADQVICLNRRIVCRGATTEVLTPENLEAMYGAGAHLFRHGPADGHGHLHDRSEGKE
- a CDS encoding zinc ABC transporter substrate-binding protein yields the protein MRRARAAALAAAACAFLWGTPVASAAPLRVLASFLPMYIFTANVAAGAPGVVVDLMLPAALGCPHDYALTPSDLRKIAAADLFVANGAGMEEFLGAPVRKANPRIRVVETAASIPLLRDSHGAGGGDGKHADANPHTWVSPKNAILQVRAIEKALSEAVPGDSARFRANADAYARRLEALSLEFEEASRTFRRRNIATFHNVFDYLARDYGLTIVGEVETAPGQEPSAGEIRKLVRTMRDRGVPALFTEPQYPGRIAEAISREAGVPLRVLDPVATGSTAPGYYEETMRRNLRTLREALSR
- a CDS encoding class I SAM-dependent methyltransferase, yielding MAFYTDISVVYDDLFPVSPEQRAMLESLREAGGVRSVVDCGCGTGAQLMSFATAGLSCLGFDPDPSLVAIARRKLATYPKTRIEQGAFADLRRITSFPSDLLLCLGNSLVHVPGEEAGRFLSAASAVLSPGGTLLLQTLNYQRLFRERATELPLIRSRDGSVEFHRRYQWESERKVLFRTSLRFPSAGEPRVIRNEIVLHPLYPEELREMLASAGFIELRFFGDFARADFHPGSEALVCLARKA
- a CDS encoding transcriptional repressor is translated as MLRRLGRPVTRGREEILRILEESPLPLSPREIRARFPGPKPDAATVYRNLSLLSSIGLVRTVALHERSRRYEAADAANHRHRVVCRSCGRIEAFAARKCDLSGIEEEIRRRLGFTVAHHSLEFFGDCPKCRERGDAR